CCGCGTGCCCGGCCTTCTTCGCCGCCAGCGCCCAGCGCACCTTGTTGACCACCGAGGTCGAGGTGATGCCCGCGGGCTTGTCCACGATCAGCCAGCCGGAAATGTCGCGACCCTTCTTGCGTGCCATGTGTGCCCCCGCGCCTCTTCGAGTTTCATCAAGGCGCGCCTGCTAGCAGGCGAAAGCCTCGGGAGTCAATCTGCGCCTGTGCCGCGCGATATGCATCATCCGTGCATGGGCGGTGCATCCGATGTGCCCCGCCCCGATCGCCTTTCCTCCGGCCGCCGTGCCCGCTAGGGTCCCCGCCAAGGTTCAAGGGAGACACCCGCCATGCAGATGGCCGATCTCGGCGACGTCCGACTTCACTACCGCATCGACGGCCCCGAAGAGGGTGCGCCGCTGGTGCTCGCCAATGCGCTCGGCACCGATTTCCGGCTCTGGGACAAGCTGATGCCGCACCTGCCCGCGAACCTGCGCGTGCTGCGCTACGACATGCGCGGCCACGGCCTTTCGGACTGTCCGGAGCCGCCCTTTTCCATGGGCGCGCTGGTGCGCGACGCCGAGCGGCTGATGGACAGGACCGGCTTTCGCGACGCCATTTTCGTCGGCCTCTCGCTCGGCGGCATGGTGGCGCAGGGGCTCTGCGCCAAGCGCCACGACCTCGTGCGCGCCGCCGTGCTGTCGAACACCGCCGCCAAGATCGGCACCCGGCAAATCTGGGACAAGCGCATCGCCGAGGTCGAAGCGGGCGGCGTCGAGGCCATCGCCGACGCGGTGCTCGAACGCTGGTTCACCCCGCGCTTCCGCACCACCAACGAGTTCCGCGGCTGGCGTAACATGCTGATCCGCACACCGAAATCCGGCTACATGGGCTGCGCCGCGGCGATTGCCGGCACCGATTTCATGACCCCCACCTCGGGCCTGCGCCTGCCGCTCCTCGGCATCGCCGCCTCCGAGGATGGCTCGACCCCCGCCGACCTCGTGCGCGAGACCACCGACCTCGTGCCCGGCTCGCAATTCGCGCTGATCCGCAGCGCGGGACATCTTCCCTTTATCGAGAAACCCGGAGAATACGCCCGCGTCCTCGTCGATTTCCTGAACTCCCAGGGGCATATCTGATGGCGAAATTCCTGCTGATCCACGGCGCCTCGCATGGCGCATGGTGCTGGCGCGACGTGGTTCCGGCGCTGGAAGAGCGCGGCCACGAGGCCATCGCCCTCGACCTGCCCGGCCACGGCGCCGACCCCACCCCGCGCGACACCGTCACGCTGCGCCACTACGTCGACGCGATCCTCGCGGCACTCGACGAGCCCGCCATCGTGGTCGCCCATTCCATGTCGGGCGTGCCCGCGACGCAGGCCGCCGACCTGCACCCGGAGAAATTCTCCCGGCTCGTCTACCTCTGCGCCTTCCTGCCCGGCGACGGCGACAGCGTCACCAGCCTCAGCCGCGACTGGCCCGACCAGCCGCTGAACGAGGCGATCCGCCGCGACGAGGGCGGCGCGACCTTCCATTTCGATCCTTCCCTGATCCGGGAAAAATTCTACCACGACTGCCCCTCCGCGCTGGTCGACCGCGCCGCGCGCCACCTGACGCCGCAGCCGATCGCCACCCAGAAGGAGCGCGTCTCGCTCACCGGCCGGGTCGAGCAGCTGCCGCGCAGCTACATCCTCTGCTCGCAGGACATGGCGGTGCCGCCCGACCACCAGCGTGCCATGGCGTCGGTCTTGCCAAGCGACGAGGTCTACGACATGAGCAGCGCGCATTCCCCCTTCCTGTCGGATCCCGACGGGCTCGCCGCCCTGTTGGACCGCATCGCCCGGAGCTGACCCATGTCCGCCACGCCCTTCGACAGCGCCCACCTGCACCGCGTCTTCCCCGCCGGGGACCTGGCCAGGCTGTTCTCGGACAGCGCCGAGGTCCGGGCGATCATGATCGTGGCGGGCACGCTGGCCAAGGTGCAGGGCGAGGTGGGGCTGATCCCCGAGACCGCCGCCAAGGCGATCCACCGCGCCTCTCTCGAGCTGCAGATCGACCCCGGCGCGCTGGCGAAGGGCACCGCCGAGGCAGGCAGCGTGGTGCCGCCGCTGCTCGCCGCCTTCGAGACGCTGATGCAGGCGCCGGACTACGCGCGCTACCTCGGAGAGGGCGCGCTCCCGGGCGACCTGCAGGACTGCGCTCTGGCGCTGCGCCTGCGGCAGGTGCTGGCGCAGTTCGAGGCGGGGCTGTCCGGTCTCGCGGCCGAGGGGGAACTGGCGAGCCTCGCGGCGGAGCTTCCGGCGCTGCGCGCGGCGCTGCTCTGCGTGAGCTACGATGGCGCCGGGGCCGAGACGCTGCGCCCGGCGCTTGCGGCGGCGCTGAACCTCGGCGCGGAGGGCTGGGGTGCGGATAGGTCCCCGATCGACGCGCTGGCGGGCTGGGCGGCGCGTCTTGTCACTGCGCTCTCCGAGCGCGCAGAGGCCAACGCCCCGCTTGCCGCGCTGGCCATCCATGCCCGGGCGCTGAGCGCCACCCTGCGCAGCGTGCCCGGCAGCCAGCACGCCCGGCGCGATCTCGAGAGCCTGACCCTGCCGCAGCTGCTGCTTGCCACCGGCGCGGCGCTCTCCCTCGCGACAGCGCGCTGATTAGGGCGGCACCACGCAATTCCAGCGACAGGCCGCCCCGCGCGGAACTCTTGCCCCGCGGCCCGAGTTCGGGCTACGAGCAGTCAGCCATCCGGGCGGCACAAGATCGTCGATAGCCAGGCGCCTAACCCGCTGTGATCTCGAAAATCGCAGTTTGCGCCCTATATCTTGACCGACAGAATGCAGAGGCTTTGACTTGTGAAGGAAGAGACGCTCATCCCCCCGCCAGAGGAAATGGCCGAGAACGCCCGCAACGCCGCGGGCTTTCTCAAGACACTTGCCCACGAGGGCCGACTGATGATCCTGTGCCATCTCGGCTCGGGCGAACGCTCCGTGGGCGAGCTCGAGGGGCTGCTCGGGATGCGCCAGGCGGCGGTGAGCCAGATGCTTGCCCGCCTGCGCGAGGAGGGCCTGGTGAACACCCGCCGCGACGGCAAGACCATCTTCTACAGCCTTGCCACCGAGGACACGGCGCGGGTGATCGGCCTGCTCTACGAGATCTTCTGCGCCAAGGACCCCTGCTGACCGCAGGGGCGCCGCCCTAGCCTTATCCGTTCCAGTCCCACGGCCGCGTATAGGCGCCGAGGCACGTGGCGACGGCAGCCTCGTCATCTCCGCCGCGCTCGATGCGCGCGACCAACCCGCGCTTGCGGTCGTCGATCACCGAGGCCACGCGCGCGTGCAGCCCCTGCGCTTCGAGGGCGGCATCGTAAACCCGCGCGATGGCCAGCTTGCGCAGGTCGGGCTTGAACACCTTGCCGATCCCGGTCTTGGGCAGCTCGGGCAGAATTTCCAGGTATTTCGGCCAGGCGGCGCGCTCGTGGATGTGCACCTGTGCGTGCTTCAGAAGCTCGTCCTCGGTCACGGTCGCGCCAGAGACAAGCTCGACATAGGCGCAGGGCAACTCGCCCGCATGGGCGTCGGGCTGGCCGATCGCCGCGGCCACGGCGACCGCCGGATGGGTCATCAGAGCGTCCTCGATCTCGGCCGGGTCGATGTTGTGCCCGCCGCGGATGATCACGTCCTTGGCGCGGCCGGTGATCCAGAGATACCCATCCGCGTCGATCCGCCCCAGGTCGCCGGTCCGCAGGTACCGGCCCTCGTAATAGAGGCCCTGGTTGCGCGCCGCGTCCGTGTAGGTGCCGCCGGGGATCACCCCGGGGTTCGACACGCAGATCTCGCCGATCTCGTCGATCGCACAGTCATGCGGCCCCTGCGCGCCCTGCCCGACGATCTTCACGTCGCTGTAGGGCAGCGGGAAGCCGACCGAGCCGATCTTCTTCACCCCGTCGGGCGGGTTCACCGAGACGAGGCAGGTCGCCTCGGTCAGCCCGTAGCCCTCGCAGATCGACAGGCCCGCGACCTCCTCGAAGCGCCGGAACAGCTCGACCGGCATCGGCGCCGAGCCCGAGAAGGCGTAGCGCATGGTCGAGATGTCGGCGTCCACCTTGCGCTGCATCAGCGCCGAGACGGCGGTGGGCACGGTGATCATGAAGGTGACCTTCCAGCGCTCGCAGAGCTTCCAGAAATTGTCGAACACCCCCTCGCCGCGATAGCCCGCCGGGGTCGGCAGGATCACGTGCGCCCCCGAGGCGAGCGCCGACATGATCACCACCTCGGTGGCGAAGACGTGGAAGAGCGGCAGCGGGCACATGACGTTGTCGGTCTCGCGGAACAGCAGGCGCGAGCCGAGCCAGCCGTTGTAGAGCATCCCCGACACCCGGTGCTGCGCCACCTTGGGCATCCCGGTGGTGCCACCGGTGTGGAAATAGGCCGCCGTCCGGTCCCCGGTCGAGGGGGTGAAGGTCAGCTTCGTCGGCTGGCGCGTCATCTCGGCATTGAAGCACTTGATGTCGGCATGATGGGTGCGCGGCAGCTTGGGGCGCAGCAGCGGCACCAGCCAACGCTTCGGCGGCGTCAGGTAGCGGTTGAGATCGACCTCGAGCACCGTCACCACGTTCGGCGCATGACGGCAGGCCTCGGCCAGCTTCTGCGCGATGTCGGTCTTGGGGAAGGACTTCAGCGTGACCACCACCCGCGCACCGGTCTCGCGCAGCAGCGCGGCGATCTGCTCGGGCTCGAGCAGCGGGTTGATCGGCGCGACCGTGCCCGCGACGGCACCGCCAAGGAAGGTCACCAGCGCCTCGGTGCAGTTGGGCAGCACCATGGCGACCACGTCGCCCTCGTTCACGCCGAGGGTGCGGAAGAGGTTCGCGGCCTGGTTGGTGCGCGCCAGCAGCTGCGACCAGCTCAGCGTCTCGGCCGGGTCCTTCGGGCCCGACAGCAGCTGGAAACTCATCGCGGCATGGTCGGGGAAGCGTTGGGCCGTCTGCGACAGGCAGGCGTGCAGGCTCTCGGGCAATGCCCGCTCGACCCATGGTTTCTCGGACTCGATCGCGTCACGATCGGCCTGCGTCACGAATTGCATCGCTGCTGTGCTCCTCCCGAGCGGTCCCGGCGCGATGCGCGCCGAAACACCTTTTCCAAGTGTGGGAGGCAGCACCGCCTCCCGCAAGGGCTGTGCCTTTAGCACGCCGTTCCGCTACGGCAAAGCCCGCATGCGCGGTGATGACGTCAGGGCGATGACGCCGGGGCGGTCACTCGGCGGCAAGCCCGTCGGTGAACTGCAGCCGCGCCAGCCGGGCGTAGAGCCCGCCCTCGGCCACCAGAGCGTCATGCGCCCCCTGCGCGACGATGCGCCCGTGGTCCATGACGACGATGCGGTCGGCCTTCTTCACCGTGGCGAGCCGGTGCGCGACGATGATCGTCGTGCGCCCCTCCGCCAGCGTGTCGACGGCCTGCTGAACCGCGCGTTCGCTCTCGGCGTCGAGCGCCGAGGTCGCCTCGTCGAGCAGCAGCACCGGCGCATCGCGCAGGATGGCGCGGGCGATGGCCACGCGCTGCTTCTGCCCGCCCGAAAGCATCACGCCGCGCTCGCCGAGGTAGGTGTCATAACCCTCGGGCAGCGCGCTCAGGAAGTCATGCGCGGCGGCGGCCCGGGCGGCGGCCTCGACCTCGGCATCAGAGGCCCCGGGGCGGCCGAAGCGGATGTTGTCGCGCGCCGAGGCGGCAAAGATCACCGGGTCCTGCGGCACCAGTGCGATGTGCTGGCGGAAGCCGTTGCGGCTCATCCGGTCGACCGGGATGCCGTCGAGCAGCACGCGGCCGGCGTCGGGATCGTAGAAGCGCTGGATGAGCTGCACGATGGTGGTCTTGCCCGCGCCCGAGGGGCCGACCAGCGCCACGGTCTCGCCGGGGTTGATGTGCAGGTCGATCCCGTCCAGCGCCTTGACGCCGGGCCGGGCGGGATAGGTGAAGTCGACCTTGTCGAAGGTGATCTCGCCGCGCACGGTCGAGGGCACCGGCAGCGGCTGCTCGGGGTCGGTCACCGTGTCCTCGGCCTGCAGCAGTTCGACCAGCCGCTCGGTGGCCCCGGCGGCGCGCTGCAGCTCACCGAAGATCTCCGACAGCGCCGCCACGGCGCCGGCCACCATCACCGAGTAGATGACGAACTGCACCAGCGCCCCGGCGCTCATCTGCCCGGCGCGCACGTCCACCGCGCCCGCCCAGAGCACGCCGACGATGCCGGTGAAGACGAGGAAGATCACGATCGCCGTCATCAGCGCGCGGGTCTTCACCCGGCGGCGGGCGGCATCGAAGCTCTTTTCCGTGACCTCGGCAAAGGTCGCGCGGCTGATCTTCTCGTGGGTGTAACTCTGCACGGTCTGCACCGCCGAGAGCGCCTCGGCGGCATTGCCGGACGAGACCGCGATCCAGTCCTGGTTCTCGCGGCTCAGCTTGCGCAGGCGGCGGCCCAGCGTGAGGATCGGGATGATCACCACGGGCACGATCAGCAGCACCATCCCGGTCAGCTTGGCCGAGGTGAAGAGCATCAGGGTGAGCCCGCCGAGGAACAGCAGCAGGTTGCGCAGCGCGATCGACACCGACGAGCCGATCACCGACAGGATCAGCGTGGTGTCGGTGGTGATCCGGCTCAGCACCTCGCCGGTCATGGTCTTCTCGTAGAAGGCCGGGGACAGCCCGATCACCCGGTCGAACACCGCCTTGCGGATGTCGGCCACCACGCGCTCGCCGAGCCGGGTCACCAGCGCGTAGCGGGCGGCGGTGCCGAGCGCCAGCAGCGCGGCGATGCCGAGCGCCGCCATGAAGTAGCGGTCGAGCAGCGCGCCGTCCTCGACGCCGAAATTGTCCACCACGCGGCGCACCGCCAGCGGCAGGGTCAGCGAGACGGTGGCCGTGGCGATCAGCGCCAGCACCGCCGCGAGCATGAGGCCGCGATAGGGTCTCATGAAGGGCCAGAGGGCTCCGAGTGAGCCGAGTTTCCGGGATTTCTCGCGATCGTCCTGCACGATGGCAGCCGGGTTTCCGTGGGCCATGGCCGCTCCTTTGTCTGCAGCACGGTATTGGGGGCCCGCGCGCCCTGCGTCAAGGCGCGGGTTGTCACGGCCGCGCGCAACGGGCTCGCGTGACACGGAACGGCACCTGAGGCGCTGGATGCGATCGGATGGCGATGTCGGGGGAGCTTGGAGCGGGCGGCGGGAATCGAACCCGCGTCATTAGCTTGGAAGGCTAAGGTCTTACCACTACACAACGCCCGCGTAGTGGCCGGAGAGATATTGCAACCGATCGGCCCGGTCAACCGCCCCCGCGCCGCTTTTGCCGGATGCCGCAGCGTTTTTCCGGTGATCCGCGCCGCCGTTCCCGGCGTATCCCCCGGGCAAGCTACGGAAAGGCCCTCCCGATGCAGACCCTCCTCCTTTACGGCGTCACCGCCGCAGTGTTCCTCGGCCTCGACATGCTCGGCCTGCGCTTCCTCATCCGCCCGGTCTTCGAGCGGCACGTGGGGCACCTGCTGGCCGAGCCGCTGCGGCTCGGGCCGGCGGCGGGCTTCTACGCCGCCTATGTCGTGGGGGTGCTGGTCTTCGTCTCGCTGCCGGCGCTGCGCGAAGGATCGGCGGTGCAGGCACTTCTGATGGGCGCGCTGCTGGGGCTGATGTGCTACGGCACCTACGAGATGACCAACCTCGCGACGCTCGCCGACTGGAGCTGGGAGCAGGTGATCGCCGACTGCCTCTGGGGCGCGGCGCTGACCGGGGTCTCGGCCTGGGCCGGGGTGGCGGCGGTGACGGCGCTCTGGCCGAAGGGCGCGTGAGCCCCCTTCCCCGCGACAGGACCGGAGGAAGGGGAGCTCAGCCCCCAAGCCGCGCCGTGAGGCGCAGGGCAAGGGGATAGGGAAGCAGGCGCAAGAGCTTCAGCGCGTAGGTGAAGCGCCGGGGGAAATGGATCTCGAAGCCGCGCCGGCCCATGCCCCGCGCCACCGCCCGCGCCGCCTCGCCGGGCTCGATGATCGCGGGCATGTCGAAATCGTTCTTGTCGGTCAGGCGTGTCCGCACGAAGCCCGGGCACACGAGCCGCACGTCGACGCGCGGCTCCAGCTCGATGCGCAGCGACTCGGCAAGGTTGATGATCGCCGCCTTGCTCGCCGAATAGGCCTGTCCCTTCGGCAGCCCGAAATACCCCGCGACCGAGCCGAAGAGCACGAGCTGCCCGCCCTCGCGCAGCAGCCGGGGCGCGAGCTGCGCGACCAGCAGCGTGCCGGTCACGTTGACCTGCACCAGCGCGGCGGTCCGCTCGGGGTCCAGATCCACCACCCGCGCCGGATCGTAGAGCGCGGCGGTGCAGATGAGCGCATCGAGAGGCCCGCCCTCCGCCACGTGTTCGGCGGCCGCCGCCAGCGTCTCGCGCAGGGCAAGGTCGAGCGGCAGCACCTCGGCGCCGCCGCAGGCGCTGGCCAGTGCCGTCAGCGCCGCTCCGTCGCGGGCCGAGAGCACCAGCCGCGCGCCCTGAGCAGCCAGTTCCTGAGCCAGCGCGGCGCCGATGCCCGAACTCGCGCCGATGATCCAGATGCGTCTGCCCGCGAAATCCATGGTGGCCCCGGCTCAGATGCGGAACAGTGGCTGCAGCAGGCGCGGGATCATCGCCCGGAACCGCAGCGGCGCATCGGTGGCGGCAAGGCAGATGCAGGGGGCCTCGGTCCCGGCGACCGGCTGGTGGTCGATCTCGCCCCCGGCCACCTCGACATCGCCGACGCCGAAGCGCCCCTCGCAATCGGAAAAGCTGCCCTGAAGCACGAGGGTCATCTCGAGCCCGCCGTGACCATGCTCGGGCACCGAGCGCCCGCGCGGGATGTAGAGCAGGCGCAGCGAGCCCTCGGGGTCGGCGCTGAGGATCTGCTGGCGGATGCCGCCGCCCAGCATCTTCCAGCGCGGCGGCTGGCCGTCCAGCGCCGCCATCACCGGGGCGGGAAAGATCCCCGACCCGCGCAGCGGCGGCGGCGGCGGCGGGGCGGCGTCGAGCGTGGCAAGGAGGCGGTCGCGTGCACCGGCGGAGACGGCGGCGGGCGAGAGACCGGAAAGCAGCGCGCCGCCCAGTGCGGCCTCGGCCTCGACCGCGGCGCGGCAGGCGTCGCAGAGCGACACATGCGCGGCGATCACCACGGCGAAGGGCTGCGGCAGCGTTCCGGCGGCATAGGCGCGGAGCATGTCCTCGGGGATATGATGGATGATCTCGGTCATTGCGGTCTCAGGCCGGTCAGGTCGCGCCGCAGGCGGTCGAGCCCGAGGCGGATGCGGGATTTGATCGTGCCCAGCGGCAGGCCGGTGATCCGGCTGATCTCGCTGTGCGGCAGCTCGTCCATGTAGGCGTGGCGCAGCGCCTCGACCTGCTCGGGGCTGAGCCGCTCGAGCGCCGCGCGCAGCTGCGCCGCCTCCTGCTCCATGGCGAGGATCTGCGGCGCGTCCGGCTCGGCGCTTTCCGGCTCCTGCACAAGCTCGGGCTCGGGCAGCGGCCTACGCCGGTAGAGGTCGATCTGGCGGTTGCGGGCGATGCGGTAGATCCAGGCCGAGGCCTCGGCCCGGTGCGGGTCGAACTGCGCGGCCTTGTTCCAGACCGTCAGCATGACGTCCTGCACCACGTCCTCGGCGCTGCCGTCGCGCAGCCCGCCGCGCATCAGCATCGCCTTGAGCCGAGGCGCGAAGAAGTCGAACAGCCGACCGAAGGCCTCGCGGTCCCGGCGGTCGCGCACGGCCAGCAGCCAGCGGGTCTGTTCGGTCGTCTCGGCAGGCGTCACGCGGATCTCCTCGCTCCAGACGGCCTGCACCACGGGCGCGAGGGTCGTGGTGAGGCGGCCATCAGGAGACATGTAGGGACTACGGCGGCAAAGGCGAAAAGGATCACGGCGCGCGAAAATTTTTCGGCGCGGCCCTTTCGTGGCGCCGCCCGGTGATCCATTCGCGGGTCGCCTGCGTACCCCTTTCATACCCGGTTCTGTGACGCGGAGGTTTGCGTGGCCCTAGACCTGTCTTTCGGAGTTCCCCAGCGCGTCGCGGTGATCGGCGGCGGCATCTCGGGGCTCGCCACCGCGTGGCTCCTGTCGCAGCGCTGCCGCGTCACGCTCTACGAGGCCGCGCCCCGGCTCGGCGGCCATGCCCGCACGGTGCTGGCCGGGCGCTACGGCGACCAGCCGGTGGACACCGGATTCATCGTCTTCAACTACGCCAATTATCCGCACCTGACCGCGCTCTTCCGCGACCTCGACGTGCCGGTGCAGCGCAGCGACATGAGCTTCGGCGTGTCGCTCGACGGCGGGCGGCTGGAATACGCGCTGCGCTCGGGCAACGCGCTCTTCGGCCAGCGCAGCAACCTCGCGCGGCCCGGCTTTTACGCGATGATCCGCGACATCATGCGGTTCAACGCCGGGGCCGAGGCGCTGGCCGAGGCGCGGCCGAACGCCTCGATCGCCGAGCTGATCGACGTCATGGGGCTGGGGCCGGCGTTCCGCGAGCGCTACCTCTACCCGATCTGCGGCGCGATCTGGTCGACGCCCTCGGCGCGGATCGGCACCTTCCCGGCGCAGGCGCTGCTGCGCTTCCTGCGCAACCACGCGCTGCTCTCGGCCGGGGGCCAGCACCAGTGGTGGACGGTCTCGGGCGGCAGCCAGAGCTACGTGAGCCGCCTTGCCGCGGCGCTCGCGGCGCGCCACGTCGCCCTGCGCCCCGGCACCCCGGTGCAGCAGGTGCTGCGCGACGACAAGCACGTGACGATCCAGACGGAGGGCGAGGCGCCCGAGGTCTTCGACCAGGTGGTCTTCGCCTGCCATGCCGATGTCGCCCTGTCGCTGCTGGCCGCGCCGAGCCCGGCCGAGCGCCGCGCACTCGGCGCAGTCAATTTCCAGGACAACCACGCGGTGCTGCACCGCGACGCCCGGCTGATGCCGCAGCGCCGCCGCTGCTGGAGCTCGTGGGTGTTCCGCAGCGAGCCGGGAGCGCCCGCCGAGACGCCGGTCGGGGTGACCTACTGGATGAACCGCCTGCAGGGCATTCCCGACAGCGACCCGCTCTTCGTCACGCTCAACCCGCAGCGCCAGATCCCGGACGAACTGGTCTACGACCGGACCACCTTCCGCCACCCGGTGTTCGATCTTGCCGCGCTCGAGGCGCAGGGGCGCATCGCCGCGCTGCAGGGGCAGAACCGCAGCTGGTACGCCGGGGCCTGGCTGCGCAACGGCTTCCACGAGGACGGCTTTGCCAGCGCCCTGCGCGTCGCCCGCCAGATGCTGCCCGCCGCGGTCGCCGCATGAGCGCAAGCCTTGCCGATACGCTCGAGGGCGGCGAGATGCTGCACCTGCCCGCGCGCGTCACCCATGCGCGGCGCGGCGGCCTGCGCCATGCCTTCGCCTATCACGTGGACTACCTGCTGCTCGATCCCGGGCGGGTCCGGCCCCGCGCCTTCTTCTCGCGCAACCGGTTCAACCTCTTCGCACTGCACGACAAGGACCACGGCGGCCCGCGCGGGCAAGGCCGCGGCGCGGACTGGGCACGCGAGGTCTTCGCCGGTGCCGGGCTGCACGAGGTCACCGTGGCGCTGATGACCCAGCCGCGCATTCTCGGCTACTGGTTCACGCCGGTCTCGTTCTGGCTGGCGCTCCGCGGCGACGCGCTGCTGGCGGTGATCGCCGAGGTGAACAACACCTTCGGCCAGCGCCACAGCTACCTCTGCCACCTTCCCGGCTTCACCCCGATCGCGCCCGGGGATGACCTGACCGCTGCCAAGGTCTTCCACGTCTCGCCCTTCCAGGACGTGCGCGGCACGTATCACTTCCGCTTCGCGGTCAGCGGCGACACCGCGGCGATCGTGATCCGGCAGGTGGACGGCAGCGAGGGCCTGCTGGCCACCCTGCACGGGACCTTCTTCCCCGCCACGCCCCGCCACCTGCTCGGCGCGGCGCTCAAACGCCCCGGTGGCGCGATGCGCGTGATTGTGCTCATCTACTGGAATGCGCTCCGTCTGAAACTCAAGGGGGCCGGCTACCGTCCGCTTCCCCCTCCGCCCGATCACGAGGTGAGCCGATGAAACTGCCCGTCACCAACTTGATGAAACGCCGCTTCCTGACGACGCTCGAGCGCATCGAGCATGGCCGGCTGACGCTGATCACCCCCGAGGGCACCCGGCACCGCTTCGGCAACACCGGCCCCGAGGCGGAGCTGCACATCCTCGACTGGGCGATGCTTCCGGCATTGGCCGCGCGCGGCGAGGTTGCGCTTGGCGAGACCTACGTGGCCGGCCTCTGGCACAGCAGTTCGCCCGAGCGGCTGCTGCGGCTCGCGCTCGACAACCTCGAAACCTTCGACCGTTACGCCACCCCCGGCCCCTTCGCCCGGCTGCGCTTCCGGCTGATCGACCGGGTGATGCGCGCCAACAGCCTGAAGGGCTCGTCCCGCAACATCCGCGCGCATTACGACGTGGGCAACGAGTTCTACCAGCTCTGGCTCGACCCGGGCATGACCTATTCCTCGGCGCTCTTCGCGGAGGGCGAGAGCGACGAGGCCCTGCCGCGCGCGCAGGACCGCAAGTACGACCGCATCCTGTCGCGGCTGAGCGACGCGCCCTCCGTGCTCGAGATCGGCTGCGGCTGGGGCGGCTTTGCCGAGCGCGCGGCGGACCAGGGGCGGCGCGTCACCGGCATCACCCTCTCGCCCAGCCAGAAGGGCTACGCGGACGCCCGGC
The Salipiger sp. H15 DNA segment above includes these coding regions:
- a CDS encoding cyclopropane-fatty-acyl-phospholipid synthase family protein gives rise to the protein MKLPVTNLMKRRFLTTLERIEHGRLTLITPEGTRHRFGNTGPEAELHILDWAMLPALAARGEVALGETYVAGLWHSSSPERLLRLALDNLETFDRYATPGPFARLRFRLIDRVMRANSLKGSSRNIRAHYDVGNEFYQLWLDPGMTYSSALFAEGESDEALPRAQDRKYDRILSRLSDAPSVLEIGCGWGGFAERAADQGRRVTGITLSPSQKGYADARLDGRAEIRLQDYRAVQGRFANIVSIEMIEAVGERYWPVYFAALKDRLAEGGRAVLQAITVQDAEFSLYRTRTDFIRQHTFPGGMLPCGAVLAREAQKAGLVLRESFAFGQDYARTCRIWCDGMLRQRRQIESLGYGESFLRSWQFYLDACAATFASGRTDVVQVELRHAGEA
- a CDS encoding FAD-dependent oxidoreductase, which gives rise to MALDLSFGVPQRVAVIGGGISGLATAWLLSQRCRVTLYEAAPRLGGHARTVLAGRYGDQPVDTGFIVFNYANYPHLTALFRDLDVPVQRSDMSFGVSLDGGRLEYALRSGNALFGQRSNLARPGFYAMIRDIMRFNAGAEALAEARPNASIAELIDVMGLGPAFRERYLYPICGAIWSTPSARIGTFPAQALLRFLRNHALLSAGGQHQWWTVSGGSQSYVSRLAAALAARHVALRPGTPVQQVLRDDKHVTIQTEGEAPEVFDQVVFACHADVALSLLAAPSPAERRALGAVNFQDNHAVLHRDARLMPQRRRCWSSWVFRSEPGAPAETPVGVTYWMNRLQGIPDSDPLFVTLNPQRQIPDELVYDRTTFRHPVFDLAALEAQGRIAALQGQNRSWYAGAWLRNGFHEDGFASALRVARQMLPAAVAA
- a CDS encoding DUF1365 domain-containing protein translates to MSASLADTLEGGEMLHLPARVTHARRGGLRHAFAYHVDYLLLDPGRVRPRAFFSRNRFNLFALHDKDHGGPRGQGRGADWAREVFAGAGLHEVTVALMTQPRILGYWFTPVSFWLALRGDALLAVIAEVNNTFGQRHSYLCHLPGFTPIAPGDDLTAAKVFHVSPFQDVRGTYHFRFAVSGDTAAIVIRQVDGSEGLLATLHGTFFPATPRHLLGAALKRPGGAMRVIVLIYWNALRLKLKGAGYRPLPPPPDHEVSR